From the genome of Streptomyces sp. NBC_00659, one region includes:
- a CDS encoding TIGR03089 family protein: MKATDRTPADLLRSALSEDPARPLVTFYDDATGERVELSVATFANWVAKTANLLQGEMSAEPGERVALLLPAHWQTAVWLLACSSVGVVADLGGDPAAADHVVAGPGRFDAGLACSGERVALSLAPLGRRFPTPPAGYADYAVEVPSQGDRFAPYAPVDPEERALIVAGAAYTGAEVVEQARADAPGLDLTGPGSRILSALSYDTWEGVAAGLYAPLATGGSVVLCRNLDGLDDDALARRIESERVTATAR; this comes from the coding sequence GTGAAAGCCACCGACCGCACCCCTGCCGACCTGCTGCGATCCGCGCTCTCCGAGGACCCCGCACGTCCTTTGGTGACCTTCTACGACGACGCGACGGGCGAACGGGTCGAATTGTCCGTGGCCACCTTCGCCAATTGGGTGGCCAAGACCGCCAACCTGCTCCAGGGCGAGATGTCCGCCGAGCCCGGCGAGCGGGTCGCGCTGCTGCTGCCCGCGCACTGGCAGACGGCGGTGTGGCTGCTCGCCTGTTCCTCGGTGGGCGTCGTCGCGGATCTCGGCGGTGACCCGGCGGCCGCCGACCACGTCGTCGCGGGCCCCGGCCGGTTCGACGCCGGGCTCGCCTGTTCCGGTGAGCGCGTCGCCCTGTCGCTCGCGCCGCTCGGCCGCCGCTTCCCGACGCCGCCCGCGGGATACGCCGACTACGCCGTCGAGGTCCCGAGCCAGGGCGACCGCTTCGCGCCGTACGCGCCCGTCGACCCGGAGGAGCGGGCCCTGATCGTCGCCGGGGCCGCGTACACGGGCGCGGAGGTCGTGGAGCAGGCCCGCGCCGACGCCCCGGGCCTGGATCTGACGGGCCCCGGTTCACGCATCCTGTCGGCACTCTCGTACGACACCTGGGAGGGCGTGGCCGCGGGCCTGTACGCGCCGCTGGCGACCGGCGGGTCCGTGGTGCTGTGCCGCAATCTCGACGGGCTGGACGACGACGCGCTCGCCCGGCGGATCGAGAGCGAGCGGGTGACCGCGACGGCCCGATAG
- a CDS encoding LCP family protein: protein MTDTAGTPSGSPEEQGRGASPTGAGRRRRRWLRWTATGVSVVVLGAVAVGWAAYEKLNGNITADNDTAAELARYERERPTALVRDAQNILLIGSDSRSGVGNKKYGRDSGTERSDTTILLHLAANRRSATAMSLPRDLMVDVPGCRRPDGTRTDPMFAMFNYAFEVGGSACTIRTVEKLTNIRVDHHMVVDFHGFKDMVDAVDGVEVCLREPIDDKAAKLRLPAGKVVLDGEQALGYVRARKSIGNGSDTDRMDRQQKFLGALISKVRSDDVLLNPAKLYPVLDAATSSLTTDPGLASLRGLYDLVRGLRDIPTDSIQFLTVPRTSYVLNANRDQLMEPAAARLFKRLRADRPVVVAKEPPARPAQGQAPHSVSLYGNSLRDYEEESNGDGMSMAIGVARLSGTPDPTPTFRGNTAAQDACG from the coding sequence GTGACCGACACCGCGGGCACTCCCTCCGGAAGTCCGGAGGAGCAGGGGCGGGGAGCGTCGCCCACCGGGGCGGGGCGCCGGCGGCGGCGCTGGCTGCGCTGGACGGCGACCGGGGTGAGCGTGGTGGTCCTGGGCGCCGTGGCGGTCGGCTGGGCCGCGTACGAGAAGCTGAACGGGAACATCACGGCCGACAACGACACGGCGGCCGAACTCGCCCGGTACGAGAGGGAACGGCCCACCGCGCTCGTGCGCGACGCGCAGAACATCCTGCTGATCGGGTCCGACTCGCGCTCGGGGGTCGGCAACAAGAAGTACGGCCGCGACTCGGGGACGGAACGGTCCGACACCACGATCCTGCTCCACCTCGCGGCGAACCGGCGCAGCGCGACCGCCATGTCGCTGCCCCGCGACCTGATGGTGGACGTGCCGGGCTGCCGGCGCCCCGACGGGACCCGCACCGACCCCATGTTCGCGATGTTCAACTACGCCTTCGAGGTGGGCGGCTCCGCCTGCACGATCCGGACCGTCGAGAAGCTCACGAACATCCGCGTCGACCACCACATGGTGGTGGACTTCCACGGCTTCAAGGACATGGTCGACGCGGTGGACGGCGTCGAGGTGTGCCTGCGCGAGCCGATCGACGACAAGGCGGCGAAACTGAGACTGCCCGCGGGCAAGGTCGTCCTCGACGGCGAGCAGGCGCTCGGTTACGTGCGCGCCCGCAAGAGCATCGGCAACGGCAGCGACACCGACCGGATGGACCGCCAGCAGAAGTTCCTCGGCGCGCTGATCAGCAAGGTGCGCAGCGACGACGTCCTGCTCAACCCGGCGAAGCTGTATCCGGTGCTGGACGCGGCCACCTCGTCGCTGACCACCGACCCGGGGCTGGCGAGCCTGCGCGGCCTGTACGACCTCGTCCGCGGCCTGCGCGACATCCCCACGGACAGCATCCAGTTCCTGACCGTGCCCCGGACGTCCTATGTCCTCAACGCCAACCGTGATCAGCTCATGGAGCCCGCGGCGGCCCGGCTCTTCAAGCGGCTGCGCGCGGACAGGCCCGTCGTGGTCGCGAAGGAACCGCCGGCGCGACCCGCCCAGGGCCAGGCACCGCATTCCGTAAGCCTGTACGGAAACTCCTTGCGCGATTACGAAGAGGAGTCGAACGGCGACGGAATGTCGATGGCAATAGGGGTTGCCCGCCTCTCCGGCACACCCGATCCGACCCCGACTTTCCGAGGCAACACGGCGGCGCAGGACGCCTGCGGGTAA